One Aegilops tauschii subsp. strangulata cultivar AL8/78 chromosome 7, Aet v6.0, whole genome shotgun sequence genomic window carries:
- the LOC109736273 gene encoding E3 ubiquitin-protein ligase Os04g0590900-like, with protein sequence MDFAPPPPWHYNLDPPSYEFPPIRPWVAAARNLTQRQRQPLPRLESLRQHDEVQLPRTRATNPTARLPAFKYNRSVKHNVTAGGEEAATCSVCLGVFQQGETVRLLPACMHLYHVECIDPWLDAHSTCPLCRSDADSTIDGARLPPV encoded by the exons ATGGACTTTGCTCCTCCGCCACCGTGGCATTATAATTTAGACCCACCGTCGTATGAATTCCCGCCGATACGTCCCTG GGTTGCCGCGGCACGCAATCTCACGCAGAGGCAGAGGCAGCCGCTGCCGCGGCTGGAATCCCTCCGGCAACACGATGAGGTGCAGCTGCCCAGGACCCGCGCTACCAACCCGACGGCCCGCCTCCCGGCGTTCAAGTACAACCGGTCCGTGAAGCACAACGTGACGGCTGGAGGAGAGGAAGCGGCGACGTGCTCGGTGTGCCTCGGCGTGTTCCAGCAAGGCGAGACGGTGCGGCTGTTGCCGGCGTGCATGCACCTGTACCACGTGGAGTGCATCGACCCGTGGCTGGACGCGCACTCGACGTGCCCGCTCTGCCGCTCGGACGCCGACTCGACGATTGACGGCGCTCGGCTTCCCCCCGTTTAA